A stretch of DNA from Nitrospirota bacterium:
NNNNNNNNNNNNNNNNNNNNNNNNNNNNNNNNNNNNNNNNNNNNNNNNNNNNNGAATCCAGAAAAAGATATTGAAAAATTGGTTAAAAGGACTGGATTCCCGCCTTCGCGGGAATGACATATAATTATCAACCCTTGAGTTTTAAACGATTTTTGTCTTCTCGTATTTTGTCTCATATGTATTGAACGAGTACATCCCATTGACATTAATGTGAATATTATGTTAAAAAATTATCCCGAAACGTCGGGAGAGGGCAGGTAATAATCCATGTATGCTATAATAGAAACAGGCGGAAAACAGTACAGGGTCGCTCCTGGAGAGACAATAAAAGTCTCAAGGCTCAATGCCGAGGGGACTGTGGAGTTTGAAAAAGTCCTCATGGTTTCAGATGGCACAAAGGTTGCCTTTGGAAGCCCTTTCCTTTCATCTGCAAAGGTGACCGCAGAGATCCTGGGCCAGGCAAAAGCAAAGAAGGTTCTTGTATTCAAGCAGAAGCCGAGGAAAGGTTACAGAAACCTGAGGGGACACAGGCAGCCGTATACATCCATAAGAATTAAAGACATAGTTTATGGAGGATAAAAATGGCACATAAAAAAGGCGTAGGAAGTTCTCAAAATGGCCGTGATAGCATATCCAAGCGTCTTGGCGTAAAGAAGTTTGGAGGCCAGTTCGTAAAGGCTGGAAATATACTTGTAAGGCAGAGGGGGACAAGGTTCCACCCTGGTTTTAATGTCGGGCTGGGCAGTGACCATACACTTTATGCCAAAATTGACGGCCTTGTCACCTTCGAGCGCAAAAACAGGGAAAAACAACAGATAAGCGTATATCCAGCAGAGCAGTTAGCGGTTATCAGTTAGTAGTCAGTAACAACGGATAATTTTATAAAAGGCGGGTCAAACCCGCCTTTTTTTGTTATCAT
This window harbors:
- the rpmA gene encoding 50S ribosomal protein L27; translation: MAHKKGVGSSQNGRDSISKRLGVKKFGGQFVKAGNILVRQRGTRFHPGFNVGLGSDHTLYAKIDGLVTFERKNREKQQISVYPAEQLAVIS
- the rplU gene encoding 50S ribosomal protein L21 translates to MYAIIETGGKQYRVAPGETIKVSRLNAEGTVEFEKVLMVSDGTKVAFGSPFLSSAKVTAEILGQAKAKKVLVFKQKPRKGYRNLRGHRQPYTSIRIKDIVYGG